GTTTTAAACTCTATAATGAGCACAGTGTGAAGGATATGTTAACTGTTAACAACTCAGAGGCATGCTTATCCTCTTGATCCTTGACATCATACCcccttttcatttttctaaTCATTATTTGGAATCATACATTGGTCAACCTAGAGTAAAACCACTAGCAACTACAAGAAATTTGTAAGCTACTAGGATAGCAAAAAAACTGTGACAAAAGCCATGAGCACTCTTTTCATACACAATATATGCCAGTAACAATACAGAATAGTCAAGGCAAATCATTCTCATGTGCCGGCCTTGAGACATGACAAGTAGAAAGTATACATCCCAAGTTACTCAAAAAGAGTGGTGATAAATCACTCGATTATCCATTAAAGCAACCAACCAAAATCAAACATAATCTAATAGTTAACACAAGAAGGATACGACTCAAAGTACCAACCGAAGCAAGATATTAGCTGTATAAAATTATTCAACACCACTTACCTGATCTGCTACTGCATATAAAATTGCTATAATACAGGGTAGACAACAGCAAACAGCAATTCCAATGACACATGCCACAGCAACACAGATAACAACGAAGAACACATCAAAGGCCAAAAATGTGATGCAAAGCCTGCAACAGAAATCATTAATAGGTCAATAGTCATGTAGTtatatagaaataaaaatgtatttgaaaGGTTGCTAATAGTATCAATCCATACAGGTTCATAAATTAACACAAACCAGTAAAGCTGAGGTGATTCAGCAGTCAAGCTTTGCCCACCAGCAGAAACCCAATAGAACCCAATTATCCACCAAATGAATGAAAACATGGTATTTGCAGACTCCAGATGTTTAGCCACACTGCCAAAAGAAACATCAAGAGATGATATTAACCAAATTTCTCAAGGTCCGACATTAAATATGACTTCCAATCTACTGCTTGCTGGTGTTTAACTTTTAATTGGAAAGTTAGACTAGACCTCTGTCAACTAAAAGGAAAAAACAAATGAATTTGAAAGCAAACCAAGATAATGGACTGAAAAATGTAAGACTGTTCAGGTCTGGTACTGTTTGAATAAAATCATGGCCATTCAATTCATAAGATAAGAGGAAAAGATTGGAAAAGAGAAACTAAGAGGGTACTTAGGTGGAAATGTGCATTCTCTAGAGTCATTTTGCTCTACCCGCGCAACCCGACATCAGAACAATGCAAAGAaaaattttaggaaaatttatACAGCTACTGGCTTTAAATGAGTGGAAAACAAAAAAAGTTATCCTTGAAATTTAACGAGAACTAGATCACCATAGCAAAAGTTCTCCATTCAAGTCATCAAATGAGCTAACTGTAAACCACCAAATTTCCCATTCTGGCATTCCAAACAATTTATGCAAAAGGCTTCATTATTAGCATTTTACCAagtaaaaaattctcaaaaatcCAACTACCATTAGCTGCAGCATACCAACAATTTATCTACTACCAAACCATTTCAAGTCTCTTTCAAAAGACCATTCAGTTTAATCAAGTCTATAGTCAATTTCCCAAGTGCGGCATCTACAATTCCACAAGCTTGGAACTACAATTTTGAACCAGTCCTAGATATTTATACAGACTTGTCTTATGCAATATGAGTAACTGCATATACTACATTGTTCTCAATGTGAATTGAAAGACCTATagaatttcaacaaaaaaatgaaCGCACAAACCACAAAAGCCCCCAAGTACCTAGTCTCGTCATCACTTTGCCGGCGTTCAGTATCGTAATCACCAGACTCCACGTCATCACTTCCGGAGCTTGAATTCGTGAAATTACGAGTATACCTAAAATGTCCCCTCTCACTCCCCTCCGAATTCCGCTGCGAATACCTCTTCTTAAACTCCGTCCACACGCACACCATGTGCAGAATGCACTGCAAAGCGTAGCCGACAATCCACAGCCTCAGTGGCATCGACGGCATTTCATAACGTGTCACAATCAGCACCGAAATCGAGACAATCACGAAAGCGAGGTTCCAAACAAGGTCCAGTATCACTATCGGCTTAGAGTAAGCCCAATCGCTCTGCCGTTCTTCGATTTGCTCGGCAGCAGCTTCACGCACACGAACGGACGGCTCACGCATCACGCGGCTGCGGCTGCTGGCCCTCCGGAGGAAGCGAGCAGCGCCGCGGAGGCTGGGAGGGCGGCGGAGGAAGCGGGGGCGAGGGCGTAAGGTCTGGTCATCGAGCAACGGCGTGGAATCCACCGCCCCCGGAGGCGTTGAAGTGTTGCTATCAGACGACATCGTTCTATGGGCCAATTTGCGTTTCTGAGAGTTTCTACGTGTTTTGAGTACCGTGCGTCGTGGTTCGCGCTTATTGGGGGAAGCTTGATCGGACGGTGGGAGTTGAAAAATCTTGagaatatatattcatatatatatatatacacacacacacacaaaatatagTATTATATTGTggaataaatcatatataatattatatttgttcaTCTTTACGAAAAATCTAGAAAATACACATCTTCTTGGTTATTATGTGAAATTAATGGTTtctaaaaaaatgtatttttaaaaattagtcATAAAAAATTCTCTATAAATGACAGAAATGTGCGTGGTTtctaaaaagacaaaaactttggtgagacgatctcacgggtcgtatttgtgagacggatctcttatttgggtcatccataaaaaagtattactttttatgctaagaatattactttttattgtgaatatgggtagtgttgacccgtctcacaaattaagatcagtgagacgatcttacatgagacccactcttctaaaaatatggtattgtaAAAGACTTTTGATTTGAAATGATGTGATGTTCTAAAATAGAAGATCAAGCATGAAAATTGTTGGGACGTAAAAGATAAACTAACAAATTTAGTACAAAGGTTTCAAAGAATAAATTTATCCCCCTAACAATAGAAGATGAAAGTCTACCCTCAAAAACATATACTTTTTTGCCTTCGAAATTATATCGTAAAATTcatatgagatcgtctcacaaataaattttattagacggatcttttattcgATCtaactcattaaaaaatattatttattatattaaactattattttttatttaagagtCGAtcatatagtaaatatatatccGTAAAATATCTTAGAAACTAAAGACTTACTCAAATTATATATAACAATCATATGATTTGACTTGACGTGACTCAAATCTTGATGTGACTCAAATTTTGAGTGTTAAAACGTCATAAATCGCTTTGAACATGGGAAATAAAATGATTCCGAAGCTTTTAATATGGAAAacgaagtaaaaaaaaaaaaaaaatcaattgatCCATTTGAAATCAAACCCATTTTGATGCTAGATCGTAGATACGCCTCTAAATTttgtcatatattttttttagatttaattaataatttatggccatgtaattttatttttaaaaattggagAAATATTCATTGCAATTACGTCATCAGATGATCTCCAGCATCAATTTAGCTTGAGAATGGGCTTGGAGTTGGATTGAAATAGCTTTAATTCCAAAAACAACTTACAAATCAATTTCAAaaagcagaaaaaaaaaatgtagtgTGGATTCCATTAAAGgaacaattacatttttattttgatcaaaGGGCGGAATATTTATTGGGCTTTACAGCCCATACTAACCCACTAATTTTTTAGTAGTTGTAGTTTGGTCCGTTTAAAGTTTCGATTAAATATTTAACCAAGtccaatatattaaaatcaGCCCATTAAATCCCCACAGTTATAGTAATTGTTAGGCCCACTTTATCTAGTTTTAGAGAACTTAAGCCCATTATATGTCTGATAATCATATTTGTCCAAAAGCCTTATAAATagcccaaataaaaataaaaatcacttgctattctaattttttttttttttttttattttactagcGATTTCATtactctcttttttctttttcattgatAACGAAAGTTTCTCAATAACTAAGataaatttctaatattttcaaattgtaaattttttttccgtATCAACTATATTactgagaaaaaaaattttatattcaaagaGTCAAATAGATtactaaaatcaaatattttaa
This window of the Primulina huaijiensis isolate GDHJ02 chromosome 3, ASM1229523v2, whole genome shotgun sequence genome carries:
- the LOC140972750 gene encoding E3 ubiquitin-protein ligase At1g63170-like — its product is MSSDSNTSTPPGAVDSTPLLDDQTLRPRPRFLRRPPSLRGAARFLRRASSRSRVMREPSVRVREAAAEQIEERQSDWAYSKPIVILDLVWNLAFVIVSISVLIVTRYEMPSMPLRLWIVGYALQCILHMVCVWTEFKKRYSQRNSEGSERGHFRYTRNFTNSSSGSDDVESGDYDTERRQSDDETSVAKHLESANTMFSFIWWIIGFYWVSAGGQSLTAESPQLYWLCITFLAFDVFFVVICVAVACVIGIAVCCCLPCIIAILYAVADQEGATKEDIERLPKYKFRKIGDFEKQNGEIQESFGGIMFECDTDSPTEHVLPLEDAECCICLSSYDDGTELRELPCRHHFHSACIDKWLYMNATCPLCKFNILKNGNQSGSEEV